One region of Planktothrix sp. FACHB-1365 genomic DNA includes:
- a CDS encoding tetratricopeptide repeat protein produces MQPSEIPENPVIVLYQQASRHIAQQQYEEAITICQNILQLQPNFALAYSTIGLAKQLQGQLEEAKSYYENALKLQPNWVEVLGNLGTVYLQQQQWEKALKFYEIALQLKPNQVGIYRNLYSVFSYLNQPEKALECWFQVLILEPESIPLQSHIDFGKSLISQSKWDQAISLYLKTLEIYPNSHQAYYWLGEAFSGKQQWLEAIKAYRQAIEIENNIDWFYPKLGKALLETHQWYEAVIAYYEAAKSNAYYQELLDEIIPKIIQSQELIQASLIFEEQLKKRPEADELYHILGNIYKVNNKIVDAIFYYTKAIQINPNLSQYYADLGDAWLKQKQWEQAIYCCLEALKINPDFMKPYDIIAEVLMQQGYDEEGLGCYNAREIPSAILQKYCPIPTHQLTLSQIDSQINSIPIYSESNITLTSSKTVSQSQFCLMFDHATTQKAFVAILENARAWGDLATSAIITENNQLVTDLSTGCAELVLSSNQLAPAYQIEGTIAFLSVRWGATYFHWLYDVLPGFHLIQKSGISWDDIDYFVINADYPTYQKETLVKLGVPLSKIMVSMTHHHIQANKIIVPSPNLMYKNVITPAWVCNFLRSAFLPANIGNITPYRRIYLSREKASYRNVINQDELFQCLKPLNFESVVLETLSFSEQVELMATASVVIAPHGAGLSNIVFCQPGTKIIELFHPDYVPIYYRLISNLCQLEHYYLISEVIDKTTENLTHLGQLDMRINLDEFINLLELAEIKIT; encoded by the coding sequence ATGCAACCATCTGAAATACCAGAAAATCCTGTCATTGTTTTATATCAACAAGCGTCTCGCCATATCGCTCAACAGCAATATGAAGAAGCGATTACAATTTGTCAAAACATCTTACAATTGCAACCTAATTTTGCGTTAGCTTACAGTACCATTGGGTTAGCGAAACAATTGCAAGGACAACTAGAGGAAGCTAAATCATACTATGAAAACGCCTTAAAACTACAACCGAACTGGGTCGAAGTTCTAGGGAATTTAGGGACAGTTTATCTACAACAACAGCAATGGGAAAAAGCTTTAAAATTCTATGAAATTGCTTTACAGTTAAAACCGAATCAAGTCGGGATTTACCGAAATTTATATAGTGTTTTTAGCTACCTAAACCAACCCGAAAAAGCACTAGAATGTTGGTTTCAAGTATTAATTTTAGAACCTGAATCTATCCCCCTTCAATCTCATATTGATTTCGGCAAAAGTTTGATTTCTCAAAGCAAATGGGATCAAGCAATTTCTTTGTATTTAAAAACTTTAGAAATTTATCCTAATTCCCATCAAGCTTATTATTGGTTAGGAGAAGCTTTTTCTGGAAAACAACAATGGTTAGAAGCAATAAAAGCTTATCGTCAAGCTATTGAAATTGAGAATAATATTGATTGGTTTTATCCAAAATTAGGAAAAGCGTTATTAGAAACTCACCAATGGTATGAGGCTGTTATTGCCTATTATGAAGCGGCTAAATCTAATGCTTATTATCAAGAGCTATTAGATGAGATTATTCCTAAAATTATACAATCTCAAGAATTAATTCAAGCAAGTTTAATTTTTGAAGAACAGTTAAAGAAACGTCCTGAAGCGGATGAACTTTACCATATTTTAGGAAATATTTATAAAGTCAACAATAAGATTGTAGATGCAATTTTTTATTATACAAAAGCGATTCAGATTAATCCTAATCTTTCCCAATATTATGCAGATTTAGGAGATGCTTGGTTAAAACAAAAGCAATGGGAACAGGCTATTTATTGTTGTCTTGAAGCTTTAAAAATTAATCCTGATTTTATGAAACCTTACGATATAATTGCTGAGGTTTTGATGCAACAAGGATATGATGAAGAAGGTTTAGGCTGTTATAACGCTAGAGAAATACCCTCTGCAATTCTTCAAAAATATTGTCCCATTCCGACACACCAACTGACTTTATCCCAGATTGATTCTCAGATCAACTCTATACCCATTTATTCTGAATCTAATATTACTTTAACTTCGTCAAAAACGGTTTCTCAATCTCAATTTTGTTTAATGTTTGATCACGCTACAACTCAAAAAGCATTTGTAGCCATTTTAGAGAATGCTAGAGCCTGGGGAGATTTAGCCACCAGTGCCATTATAACAGAAAATAATCAATTAGTTACGGATCTTTCAACGGGATGTGCTGAATTAGTTTTATCATCCAATCAATTAGCACCAGCCTATCAAATTGAGGGGACAATTGCCTTTTTATCGGTGCGTTGGGGAGCAACCTATTTTCATTGGCTGTATGATGTTTTACCCGGTTTTCATTTAATTCAAAAAAGTGGGATTTCCTGGGATGATATTGATTATTTTGTGATTAATGCAGACTATCCAACTTATCAAAAAGAAACCTTAGTTAAGCTTGGTGTTCCCTTGTCTAAAATTATGGTTAGTATGACTCATCATCATATTCAAGCAAATAAAATTATTGTTCCTTCCCCGAATTTAATGTACAAAAATGTGATCACACCTGCATGGGTGTGTAACTTTTTGAGATCAGCTTTTCTTCCCGCTAATATTGGGAATATTACCCCTTATCGCCGGATTTATTTGAGTCGAGAAAAAGCAAGTTATCGTAATGTTATTAACCAAGATGAATTATTTCAATGTCTGAAACCATTAAACTTTGAAAGCGTGGTTTTAGAAACTTTAAGCTTTTCAGAACAAGTGGAATTAATGGCGACCGCATCCGTTGTAATTGCGCCGCATGGCGCTGGATTATCTAATATTGTTTTTTGTCAACCTGGAACTAAAATTATTGAGCTATTTCACCCAGATTATGTTCCGATTTATTATCGATTGATTAGCAATCTTTGTCAGTTAGAACATTACTATTTAATTAGTGAAGTCATTGATAAAACCACAGAAAATTTAACTCATCTCGGACAACTCGATATGAGAATCAATCTGGATGAGTTCATAAATTTGTTAGAATTAGCTGAAATTAAAATAACTTAA
- a CDS encoding glycosyltransferase family A protein — MSNSLETPQISIVIPAYNCDRYIGQAIESILNQTYSAYEIIVVDDGSQDNTREALQPYSQHIHYVYQQNQGVSVARNHGLNLARGEFIVFLDGDDTFLPDKLTTQLAVFEAQPQLGLVQSGWRRVNQQGETLMDATPWDYVPELNLEMWLRWKPLGTMGTLMFRRDWLLKIEGFEAGLAHGEDVDLILRLALLGCESAWLRQSTVCYRQHDRNTMRDGISQAKSINYVLNKFFNLPNIPLEIRLIENWVRYSTLVWSSWYLYYTGFPLEMAEYLQKAWQYTPFLAVETLTNWTESFVHYSNSLEQPLSVNQLCSLPEWQNLTTWVLQQTIQQRSKPLEAGIKLF, encoded by the coding sequence ATGTCCAATTCCTTAGAAACTCCCCAAATTAGTATTGTGATTCCAGCATACAACTGCGATCGCTATATTGGGCAAGCGATCGAAAGTATTCTTAATCAAACTTATTCTGCTTATGAAATTATTGTCGTGGATGATGGTTCCCAGGACAACACCCGCGAAGCGTTACAACCCTATTCTCAACACATTCACTATGTTTATCAACAAAACCAAGGGGTTTCTGTCGCGCGAAATCATGGGTTAAATTTAGCACGAGGAGAGTTTATTGTTTTCCTCGATGGGGACGATACTTTTCTTCCTGATAAATTAACAACTCAACTCGCCGTTTTTGAAGCACAACCCCAACTGGGACTGGTTCAAAGTGGATGGCGTCGCGTGAACCAACAGGGAGAAACTTTAATGGATGCGACACCTTGGGACTATGTTCCTGAATTGAATTTAGAAATGTGGTTGCGTTGGAAACCGTTGGGTACAATGGGAACTTTAATGTTTCGTCGAGATTGGTTATTAAAAATTGAAGGGTTTGAAGCTGGGTTAGCTCATGGGGAGGATGTAGATTTAATTTTAAGATTAGCATTATTAGGCTGTGAATCCGCTTGGTTACGTCAGTCAACGGTTTGTTATCGTCAACATGACCGCAACACCATGCGGGATGGAATTTCTCAAGCAAAATCGATTAATTATGTTTTAAATAAATTTTTTAATCTTCCCAATATTCCCTTAGAAATTCGGTTAATTGAAAATTGGGTGCGGTATAGTACCTTAGTTTGGAGTTCTTGGTATTTGTATTATACAGGTTTCCCGCTAGAAATGGCAGAATATTTACAAAAAGCTTGGCAATATACCCCATTTTTAGCGGTAGAAACTTTAACCAATTGGACAGAAAGTTTTGTTCATTATTCTAATAGTTTAGAACAGCCTTTATCCGTGAATCAACTGTGTAGTTTACCGGAATGGCAAAATTTAACAACTTGGGTTTTACAACAAACAATACAACAACGTTCTAAACCTTTAGAAGCAGGAATTAAGTTATTTTAA
- a CDS encoding tetratricopeptide repeat protein, translated as MQPSETPENSVIALYQQASRHIAQQQYEEAITTCQNILQLQPNFALAYSTIGLAKQLQGQLEEAKSYYENALNLQPNWVEVIGNLGTVYLQQQQWEKALKYYQIALQLKPNQVWIYRNLYTVWMNLNQPEKALDCWYQVLILEPQCVSSQDYINFGKTLIEKGKLDQALELYTKSVEIYPNLPQSYYWLGEICFKTGKLQQAIDWYCQAIEINSDKFWLYFALGNALFETQQFDDALAAYQQAIELEPNVDWLYPPLGKVLTIQQQWDQAIQAYCKAVELNPNHFWLLDKLTETLIEQQQIETAIPVYQNCLKVNPKAHVLHYHLANLYQSQGQWNDAIIHYQKVIQLSPNFFGAYPQLAKALSAQKRWEEAIDCYRQAIEINPDSFLLHCALGNALFETQQFDDALAAYQQAIELEPNVDWLYPQLGKVLTIQQQWNQAIQAYCKAVELNPNHFWLLDKLIEILIEQQQIETAIPVYQEYLKVNPKAHVLHYHLANLYQSQGQWNDAIIHYQKVIQLSPNFFGAYPQLANALSAQKRWEEAIDFYRQAIEINPNSFWLYFALGNALFETQQFDDALAAYQQAIELEPNVDWLYPPLGKVLTIQRQWHQVIHAYCKAIELNPNHLGLFDELAQTLIEQQEFETAISVYQEGVKIAPKIDILHYILGNLYKLQGQGNEAITSYEKAININANVAEYYAVLGEVWLKKQELEQATFYLMESLKMKSDLFPVYDNIAEILQQQGKTQEAVDCYNHKKLPRSIIEQYCFINPDQLITSDLSSNITYIPVYPNSQISLKPSRTISQDHPAMMIFSQIHNRNAFVVTLDNGRVWGNAATTAIITAQNELLTDISTGCGELVLSSNKLPPAYKIDGTVAFLSSQWREGFYHWMYELLPGIHLIQQSGISLNSIDYFVFNSYHYAFQKETLQKLGIPESKIIESCHQPHIQAKKVIVPAPNIYHVASDWICQFLKQHLVNQDVYKIPANRRLYISRAQANHRHLLNEDKLLQSLKPFNFETVVLESLTIAEQAKLMASASVVLAPHGAGLSNLVFCQPGTKVIELFPPSYVPPCYRIISNFCGLEHYYLIGELVDAGADQTEQDLTRSGWLNIQINIDDLISLLELAGVTKPA; from the coding sequence CAACAGCAATGGGAAAAGGCGTTAAAATATTATCAAATAGCGTTACAGTTAAAACCCAATCAAGTCTGGATTTACCGGAATTTATATACCGTTTGGATGAATCTTAATCAACCTGAAAAAGCACTCGATTGTTGGTATCAAGTATTGATTTTAGAACCTCAATGTGTTTCTTCTCAAGATTATATAAACTTTGGGAAAACGTTAATTGAAAAAGGTAAATTAGACCAAGCCCTGGAACTTTATACTAAGAGCGTAGAAATCTATCCTAATTTGCCTCAATCTTATTATTGGTTAGGAGAAATTTGCTTTAAAACTGGGAAATTACAACAAGCCATTGATTGGTATTGTCAAGCAATTGAGATAAATTCTGATAAATTTTGGTTGTATTTTGCCTTGGGAAATGCCTTATTTGAAACCCAACAGTTTGATGACGCTTTAGCAGCTTATCAGCAAGCAATTGAATTGGAACCCAATGTGGATTGGTTATATCCCCCACTTGGAAAAGTTTTAACGATTCAACAACAATGGGATCAAGCAATTCAGGCTTATTGTAAAGCGGTTGAATTAAATCCTAATCATTTTTGGCTGTTAGATAAATTAACAGAAACCTTGATTGAACAGCAGCAAATTGAGACAGCGATTCCAGTTTATCAAAATTGTCTTAAAGTCAATCCTAAAGCTCATGTTTTACATTACCATTTAGCGAACTTATATCAATCTCAAGGTCAATGGAATGACGCCATCATCCACTATCAAAAAGTGATTCAACTCAGCCCTAATTTTTTTGGAGCATATCCTCAACTGGCAAAAGCTTTATCTGCTCAAAAAAGATGGGAAGAAGCCATTGATTGTTATCGTCAAGCAATTGAGATAAATCCTGATAGTTTTTTGTTGCATTGTGCCTTGGGAAATGCCTTGTTTGAAACCCAACAGTTTGATGACGCTTTAGCAGCTTATCAGCAAGCAATTGAATTGGAACCCAATGTGGATTGGTTATATCCTCAACTGGGAAAAGTTTTAACGATTCAACAACAATGGAATCAAGCAATTCAGGCTTATTGTAAAGCGGTTGAATTAAATCCTAATCATTTTTGGCTGTTAGATAAATTAATAGAAATCTTAATTGAACAGCAGCAAATTGAAACAGCGATTCCAGTTTATCAAGAGTATCTTAAAGTCAATCCTAAAGCTCATGTTTTACATTACCATTTAGCGAACTTATATCAATCTCAAGGTCAATGGAATGACGCCATCATCCATTATCAAAAAGTGATTCAACTCAGCCCTAATTTTTTTGGAGCATATCCTCAACTAGCCAATGCTTTATCTGCTCAAAAAAGATGGGAAGAAGCTATTGATTTTTATCGTCAAGCAATTGAGATAAATCCTAATAGTTTTTGGTTGTATTTTGCCTTGGGAAATGCCTTATTTGAAACCCAACAGTTTGATGACGCTTTAGCAGCTTATCAGCAAGCAATTGAACTGGAACCCAATGTGGATTGGTTATATCCCCCACTTGGAAAAGTTTTAACGATTCAACGACAATGGCATCAAGTCATTCATGCTTATTGTAAAGCAATTGAACTCAATCCGAATCATCTTGGGTTGTTCGATGAATTAGCACAAACCTTAATTGAACAGCAGGAATTTGAAACAGCGATTTCAGTTTATCAAGAAGGGGTTAAAATTGCTCCTAAAATTGATATTTTACATTACATTTTGGGCAATTTATACAAATTGCAAGGTCAAGGAAATGAAGCGATCACATCTTATGAAAAGGCCATCAATATTAATGCTAATGTTGCTGAATATTATGCAGTGTTAGGAGAAGTGTGGTTAAAGAAACAAGAATTAGAGCAGGCAACATTCTACCTGATGGAATCTTTAAAAATGAAGTCAGATTTATTTCCAGTTTATGATAATATTGCTGAAATTCTACAGCAGCAAGGAAAAACTCAAGAGGCTGTAGATTGTTATAATCATAAAAAATTGCCTCGATCAATTATAGAACAATATTGCTTTATAAATCCCGATCAATTAATTACATCAGACCTTAGTTCTAATATTACTTATATTCCGGTTTATCCCAATAGCCAAATCTCTTTGAAACCCTCCCGAACAATTTCTCAAGATCATCCAGCGATGATGATCTTTAGTCAAATACACAATCGAAATGCTTTTGTAGTGACGTTAGACAATGGCAGAGTCTGGGGAAATGCAGCTACAACTGCAATTATAACGGCACAAAATGAGCTATTAACTGATATTTCTACAGGGTGTGGTGAATTAGTTTTATCCTCGAATAAATTACCCCCAGCCTATAAAATTGATGGAACTGTTGCCTTTTTATCAAGTCAATGGAGAGAGGGTTTTTACCATTGGATGTATGAGCTATTGCCAGGAATTCATTTAATTCAACAAAGCGGTATTTCTTTAAACAGTATCGATTATTTCGTTTTCAACAGTTATCATTATGCCTTCCAAAAAGAAACACTACAGAAATTAGGTATTCCAGAATCAAAAATTATTGAGAGTTGCCATCAACCTCACATTCAAGCCAAGAAAGTTATTGTTCCTGCACCTAATATTTACCATGTAGCGTCTGATTGGATTTGCCAATTTTTAAAGCAACACTTGGTTAATCAAGATGTTTACAAAATCCCAGCAAATCGTCGCCTTTATATCAGTCGAGCACAAGCAAATCATCGCCACCTTCTGAATGAAGATAAGTTACTGCAAAGTTTAAAACCATTCAACTTTGAGACTGTTGTACTAGAATCTTTAACGATTGCTGAACAAGCTAAATTAATGGCGAGTGCTTCAGTGGTTTTAGCACCTCATGGTGCGGGATTATCCAATCTTGTTTTCTGTCAACCAGGAACTAAAGTGATTGAGTTATTTCCTCCAAGTTATGTACCACCTTGTTATCGAATTATTAGTAATTTTTGTGGGTTAGAACATTACTATTTAATTGGAGAACTGGTAGATGCGGGTGCAGATCAAACAGAACAGGATCTGACCCGTTCGGGATGGTTGAATATACAAATTAATATCGATGATTTAATCAGTTTACTGGAATTAGCAGGGGTAACAAAACCTGCTTAA
- the rimP gene encoding ribosome maturation factor RimP → MAHPLIPEILDIATPIAQTLGLEVVGATFYTNQKPPVLRVDIRNPSQDTGLDDCERMSRALEEQLETTNIIPDAYVLEISSPGISQFLTSDREFISFKGFPIIVKTSEPYKGQTQQRGKLVRRDETTVYLSQKGRQIAIPRELVTEVLLDESGEE, encoded by the coding sequence ATGGCTCATCCCCTGATCCCCGAAATTCTTGATATCGCCACCCCCATCGCCCAAACCTTGGGACTGGAAGTGGTGGGGGCTACCTTTTACACCAATCAGAAACCGCCTGTACTGCGTGTCGATATCCGCAACCCCAGTCAGGATACTGGATTGGATGATTGTGAACGGATGAGTCGGGCTTTAGAAGAACAGTTAGAGACGACGAATATTATTCCCGATGCGTATGTTTTGGAGATTTCCAGCCCAGGAATTTCACAATTTTTAACCAGCGATCGCGAATTTATTTCCTTCAAAGGATTTCCGATCATTGTCAAAACATCAGAACCCTACAAAGGTCAGACTCAACAACGGGGAAAACTCGTGCGTCGGGATGAAACAACTGTTTATCTCAGTCAAAAAGGGCGACAAATCGCAATTCCGCGCGAGTTAGTAACGGAAGTTTTACTAGACGAAAGTGGAGAGGAATAA